Proteins from a genomic interval of Spea bombifrons isolate aSpeBom1 chromosome 4, aSpeBom1.2.pri, whole genome shotgun sequence:
- the ARPP19 gene encoding cAMP-regulated phosphoprotein 19 isoform X1, which produces MSADNQDTKFPEDNSTDEQREMDDKVVSPEKAEEAKLKARYPHLGPKPGGSDFLRKRLQKGVSVKQKYFDSGDYNMAKAKMKNKQLPAATPDKTEVTGDHIPTPQDLPQRKPSLVASKLAG; this is translated from the exons ATGTCTGCGGATAACCAGGATACCAAGTTCCCGGAGGATAATTCCACTGACGAGCAGAGA GAAATGGATGATAAAGTTGTCAGCCCTGAAAAAGCAGAAGAAGCCAAGTTAAAAGCAAGGTATCCACACCTAGGACCCAAGCCTGGAGGGTCTGATTTCCTGAGGAAACGTCTTCAAAAAGGAGTAAGTGTGAAG caAAAATACTTTGACTCTGGAGACTATAACATGGCTAAAGCAAAAATGAAGAACAAGCAGCTTCCAGCTGCTACACCAGACAAAACAGAAGTCACTGGTGATCATATCCCTACTCCACAGGACCTACCACAAAGGAAACCTTCCCTGGTAGCAAGCAAGTTGGCTGGCTGA
- the ARPP19 gene encoding cAMP-regulated phosphoprotein 19 isoform X2 yields the protein MSADNQDTKFPEDNSTDEQREMDDKVVSPEKAEEAKLKARYPHLGPKPGGSDFLRKRLQKGQKYFDSGDYNMAKAKMKNKQLPAATPDKTEVTGDHIPTPQDLPQRKPSLVASKLAG from the exons ATGTCTGCGGATAACCAGGATACCAAGTTCCCGGAGGATAATTCCACTGACGAGCAGAGA GAAATGGATGATAAAGTTGTCAGCCCTGAAAAAGCAGAAGAAGCCAAGTTAAAAGCAAGGTATCCACACCTAGGACCCAAGCCTGGAGGGTCTGATTTCCTGAGGAAACGTCTTCAAAAAGGA caAAAATACTTTGACTCTGGAGACTATAACATGGCTAAAGCAAAAATGAAGAACAAGCAGCTTCCAGCTGCTACACCAGACAAAACAGAAGTCACTGGTGATCATATCCCTACTCCACAGGACCTACCACAAAGGAAACCTTCCCTGGTAGCAAGCAAGTTGGCTGGCTGA